In Bubalus bubalis isolate 160015118507 breed Murrah chromosome 3, NDDB_SH_1, whole genome shotgun sequence, a genomic segment contains:
- the C1QTNF1 gene encoding complement C1q tumor necrosis factor-related protein 1 isoform X1: MGSRGLGLALACCLLLAFACGLVLGRVPHGQQEQQEQEGTREPPMDHAERDEEEHEKYGPRQDEEAPASRCLRCCDPGTPVYQAIPVPQINITILKGEKGDRGDRGLQGKYGKTGSVGARGHTGPKGQKGSMGAPGDRCKNHYAAFSVGRKKPLHSNDYYQTVIFDTEFVNLYSHFNMFTGKFYCYVPGIYFFSLNVHTWNQKETYLHIMKNAEEVVILYAQVSDRSIMQSQSLMLELRDQDEVWVRLFKGERENAIFSDEFDTYITFSGYLVKPANEP; this comes from the exons ATGGGCTCCCGCGGGCTGGGACTTGCGCTGGCATGCTGCCTGCTGCTGGCCTTCGCCTGTGGTCTGGTGCTGGGCCGAGTGCCCCATGGGCAGCAGGAACAGCAGGAGCAGGAGGGGACCAGGGAGCCGCCGATGGACCACGCTGAGAG GGATGAAGAAGAGCATGAAAAATACGGCCCCAGGCAGGACGAGGAAGCCCCTGCTTCCCGGTGCCTCCGCTGCTGTGACCCTGGTACTCCCGTGTACCAGGCCATCCCGGTGCCGCAGATCAACATCACCATCCTGAAAG GTGAGAAGGGCGACCGGGGAGACCGGGGCCTGCAAGGCAAATATGGCAAAACAGGGTCCGTGGGTGCCAGGGGCCACACGGGACCAAAAGGGCAGAAAGGGTCCATGGGGGCCCCTGGGGACCGCTGCAAGAACCACTACGCCGCCTTCTCCGTGGGCCGGAAGAAGCCCCTGCACAGCAACGACTACTACCAGACGGTGATCTTCGACACGGAGTTCGTGAACCTCTACAGCCACTTCAACATGTTCACAGGGAAATTCTACTGCTACGTGCCCGGCATCTACTTCTTCAGCCTCAACGTACACACCTGGAACCAGAAGGAGACATACCTGCACATCATGAAGAACGCAGAGGAGGTGGTGATCCTGTACGCGCAGGTGAGCGACCGCAGTATCATGCAGAGTCAGAGTCTGATGCTGGAGCTGCGGGACCAGGACGAGGTGTGGGTGCGCCTCTTCAAGGGCGAGCGGGAGAACGCCATCTTCAGCGACGAGTTTGACACCTACATCACCTTCAGCGGCTACCTGGTCAAGCCGGCCAACGAGCCCTAG
- the ENGASE gene encoding cytosolic endo-beta-N-acetylglucosaminidase isoform X1, translating to MEEAGTGTRTAARRQGRRMRAPATLEKQRDRRPAGRLTRRRIEEDQEEAVFREVVSFTPDPLPVRYYDKDTTRPISFYLSSLEELLAWRPDAEDGFNVALGPPECRNPPLSSRRPRTLMCHDMMGGYLDDKFIQGSATQTPYSFYHWQYIDIFVYFSHHTVTIPPVGWTNAAHRHGVCVLGTFITEWKDGERLCEAFLAGDEHSYRAVADQLVLIAQFFRFDGWLINIENSLSLAAVGNVPHFLQYLTSQLHQQIPGGLVLWYDSVVSSGQLKWQNELNEQNRVFFDSCDGFFTNYNWREEHLERMLGQAGERLADVYVGVDVFARGNVVGGRFDTNKSLELIRKHGFSAALFAPGWVYECLEKGNFFQNQDKFWSLLERYLPTHSICSLPFVTSFCLGLGTRRVYYGQEEAAGPWYHPSAQEIQPLFGEHRLEGDGQGWVKTHCCLEDAWNGGSSLLIRGLIPPEVGNVAVRLFSLQVPVPPKIFVSLVYKLEGTSAVGVALELTTGDAGSCHVGGISVLSAETSSRRSPRPLRVPPTKLAKWVGRCGQQLRGGWVQRCYEVTLRGCLLQDLFVNFSRPPGSQKEENFICRLGELQVVDANSLLTPLPQVQAVTVSHVRWQPAASEHEGGPAGLRLSCTLHWAYLLPRVRCFRIHCCRGSEGGSPGSGPSEPGRPRLLGLAFVNRYRIVGLAVAAAEPGQDGRVEFLVEPVPKEGFLVPQAEWGRAAMLYSMPRT from the exons ATGGAGGAGGCAGGGACAGGGACCCGGACGGCGGCGCGGCGGCAGGGGCGGCGGATGCGGGCCCCGGCGACCCTGGAGAAGCAGCGGGATCGGCGGCCGGCAGGGCGGCTGACCCGGAGGAG AATTGAAGAGGATCAAGAAGAAGCAGTTTTTCGAGAAGTGGTCAGTTTTACCCCAGACCCTTTGCCAG TTAGATATTATGACAAGGACACCACCAGACCCATCAGCTTTTACTTGTCTTCCCTGGAGGAACTCTTGGCGTGGAGACCCGATGCGGAGGATGGCTTTAATGTGGCCTTGGGGCCCCCTGAGTGTCGGAACCCCCCTCTGAGCAGCCGGAGGCCCCGAACTTTGATGTGTCATGACATGATGGGCGGGTACCTGGATGACAA GTTTATTCAAGGCTCAGCCACACAGACTCCCTATTCCTTTTACCATTGGCAGTACATCGACATCTTTGTGTACTTCAGCCATCACACGGTCACCATCCCCCCAGTAGGCTGGACCAACGCCGCCCACAGGCATGGGGTCTGTGTGCTGG GGACTTTCATCACTGAATGGAAAGATGGGGAGCGGCTCTGCGAGGCCTTCCTGGCTGGGGATGAGCACTCGTACCGGGCGGTGGCCGATCAGCTGGTCCTGATTGCCCAGTTTTTCCGATTTGACGGCTGGCTGATCAACATTGAGAACTCTCTGAGT CTGGCCGCTGTGGGGAATGTGCCCCACTTCCTCCAGTACCTGACCTCTCAGCTGCATCAGCAGATCCCCGGGGGCCTGGTGCTCTGGTACGACAGCGTGGTGAGCAGCGGGCAGCTCAAATGGCAGAACGAGCTCAACGAGCAGAACAG AGTCTTCTTCGATTCCTGCGATGGCTTCTTCACCAACTATAACTGGCGGGAGGAGCATCTGGAGCGGATGCTGGGTCAGGCCGGGGAGCGCCTGGCGGATGTGTACGTGGGTGTGGACGTGTTCGCCCGCGGGAATGTCGTCGGGGGCCGGTTCGACACGAACAAG TCGCTGGAGCTGATTCGGAAGCACGGGTTCTCGGCGGCCCTGTTTGCGCCTGGCTGGGTGTACGAGTGTTTGGAGAAGGGGAATTTCTTCCAGAACCAGGACAA GTTCTGGAGTTTGCTGGAACGCTACTTGCCCACACACAGCATCTGCTCCTTGCCCTTTGTCACTTCCTTCTGCCTGGGCTTGGGGACTCGAAGAGTCTACTATGGCCAG GAGGAGGCCGCGGGGCCCTGGTACCACCCGAGCGCCCAGGAGATCCAGCCCCTGTTTGGAGAGCACAGGCTGGAAGGGGACGGGCAGGGCTGGGTGAAGACGCACTGCTGTCTGGAGGACGCCTGGAACGGGGGCAGCTCTCTGCTCATCCGGGGGCTGATTCCACCCGAGGTTGGAAACGTGGCTGTGAG GTTATTCTCCCTGCAGGTCCCAGTGCCACCCAAGATCTTCGTGTCCCTGGTGTACAAGCTGGAAGGGACTTCGGCGGTGGGGGTGGCTTTGGAGCTCACCACAGGGGACGCGGGCAGCTGTCACGTGGGAGGCATCTCGGTGCTGAGTG CAGAAACGAGCTCAAGGCGCAGTCCCCGACCCCTCCGGGTGCCCCCAACCAAGCTGGCCAAATGGGTGGGCCGCTGCGGCCAGCAGCTCCGTGGGGGCTGGGTCCAGCG cTGCTACGAAGTGACTCTGCGGGGCTGCCTCCTGCAGGACCTCTTTGTTAATTTCTCCCGGCCTCCGGGCAGCCAGAAGGAGGAGAACTTCATCTGTCGCCTTGGAGAGCTCCAG GTGGTGGATGCCAACAGCCTGCTGACCCCGCTCCCCCAGGTGCAGGCTGTGACGGTCTCGCATGTGCGCTGGCAGCCGGCCGCCTCCGAGCATGAGGGCGGCCCCGCCGGGCTGCGGCTCAGCTGTACTCTCCACTGGGCCTACCTCCTTCCCCGCGTCCGGTGCTTCCGGATCCACTGCTGCCGAGGATCGGAAGGTGGCTCTCCCGGCAGCGGGCCTTCGGAGCCAGGGAGGCCCAGGCTGCTGGGCCTGGCTTTCGTCAACCGGTATCGGATAGTGGGCCTGGCAGTGGCAGCCGCGGAGCCTGGCCAGGATGGCCGCGTGGAGTTCCTGGTGGAGCCTGTCCCCAAAGAGGGGTTCCTGGTGCCTCAGGCCGAGTGGGGCAGGGCGGCCATGCTCTACTCCATGCCCCGCACGTGA
- the ENGASE gene encoding cytosolic endo-beta-N-acetylglucosaminidase isoform X2 gives MEEAGTGTRTAARRQGRRMRAPATLEKQRDRRPAGRLTRRRIEEDQEEAVFREVVSFTPDPLPVRYYDKDTTRPISFYLSSLEELLAWRPDAEDGFNVALGPPECRNPPLSSRRPRTLMCHDMMGGYLDDKFIQGSATQTPYSFYHWQYIDIFVYFSHHTVTIPPVGWTNAAHRHGVCVLGTFITEWKDGERLCEAFLAGDEHSYRAVADQLVLIAQFFRFDGWLINIENSLSLAAVGNVPHFLQYLTSQLHQQIPGGLVLWYDSVVSSGQLKWQNELNEQNRVFFDSCDGFFTNYNWREEHLERMLGQAGERLADVYVGVDVFARGNVVGGRFDTNKSLELIRKHGFSAALFAPGWVYECLEKGNFFQNQDKFWSLLERYLPTHSICSLPFVTSFCLGLGTRRVYYGQEEAAGPWYHPSAQEIQPLFGEHRLEGDGQGWVKTHCCLEDAWNGGSSLLIRGLIPPEVGNVAVRLFSLQVPVPPKIFVSLVYKLEGTSAVGVALELTTGDAGSCHVGGISVLSETSSRRSPRPLRVPPTKLAKWVGRCGQQLRGGWVQRCYEVTLRGCLLQDLFVNFSRPPGSQKEENFICRLGELQVVDANSLLTPLPQVQAVTVSHVRWQPAASEHEGGPAGLRLSCTLHWAYLLPRVRCFRIHCCRGSEGGSPGSGPSEPGRPRLLGLAFVNRYRIVGLAVAAAEPGQDGRVEFLVEPVPKEGFLVPQAEWGRAAMLYSMPRT, from the exons ATGGAGGAGGCAGGGACAGGGACCCGGACGGCGGCGCGGCGGCAGGGGCGGCGGATGCGGGCCCCGGCGACCCTGGAGAAGCAGCGGGATCGGCGGCCGGCAGGGCGGCTGACCCGGAGGAG AATTGAAGAGGATCAAGAAGAAGCAGTTTTTCGAGAAGTGGTCAGTTTTACCCCAGACCCTTTGCCAG TTAGATATTATGACAAGGACACCACCAGACCCATCAGCTTTTACTTGTCTTCCCTGGAGGAACTCTTGGCGTGGAGACCCGATGCGGAGGATGGCTTTAATGTGGCCTTGGGGCCCCCTGAGTGTCGGAACCCCCCTCTGAGCAGCCGGAGGCCCCGAACTTTGATGTGTCATGACATGATGGGCGGGTACCTGGATGACAA GTTTATTCAAGGCTCAGCCACACAGACTCCCTATTCCTTTTACCATTGGCAGTACATCGACATCTTTGTGTACTTCAGCCATCACACGGTCACCATCCCCCCAGTAGGCTGGACCAACGCCGCCCACAGGCATGGGGTCTGTGTGCTGG GGACTTTCATCACTGAATGGAAAGATGGGGAGCGGCTCTGCGAGGCCTTCCTGGCTGGGGATGAGCACTCGTACCGGGCGGTGGCCGATCAGCTGGTCCTGATTGCCCAGTTTTTCCGATTTGACGGCTGGCTGATCAACATTGAGAACTCTCTGAGT CTGGCCGCTGTGGGGAATGTGCCCCACTTCCTCCAGTACCTGACCTCTCAGCTGCATCAGCAGATCCCCGGGGGCCTGGTGCTCTGGTACGACAGCGTGGTGAGCAGCGGGCAGCTCAAATGGCAGAACGAGCTCAACGAGCAGAACAG AGTCTTCTTCGATTCCTGCGATGGCTTCTTCACCAACTATAACTGGCGGGAGGAGCATCTGGAGCGGATGCTGGGTCAGGCCGGGGAGCGCCTGGCGGATGTGTACGTGGGTGTGGACGTGTTCGCCCGCGGGAATGTCGTCGGGGGCCGGTTCGACACGAACAAG TCGCTGGAGCTGATTCGGAAGCACGGGTTCTCGGCGGCCCTGTTTGCGCCTGGCTGGGTGTACGAGTGTTTGGAGAAGGGGAATTTCTTCCAGAACCAGGACAA GTTCTGGAGTTTGCTGGAACGCTACTTGCCCACACACAGCATCTGCTCCTTGCCCTTTGTCACTTCCTTCTGCCTGGGCTTGGGGACTCGAAGAGTCTACTATGGCCAG GAGGAGGCCGCGGGGCCCTGGTACCACCCGAGCGCCCAGGAGATCCAGCCCCTGTTTGGAGAGCACAGGCTGGAAGGGGACGGGCAGGGCTGGGTGAAGACGCACTGCTGTCTGGAGGACGCCTGGAACGGGGGCAGCTCTCTGCTCATCCGGGGGCTGATTCCACCCGAGGTTGGAAACGTGGCTGTGAG GTTATTCTCCCTGCAGGTCCCAGTGCCACCCAAGATCTTCGTGTCCCTGGTGTACAAGCTGGAAGGGACTTCGGCGGTGGGGGTGGCTTTGGAGCTCACCACAGGGGACGCGGGCAGCTGTCACGTGGGAGGCATCTCGGTGCTGAGTG AAACGAGCTCAAGGCGCAGTCCCCGACCCCTCCGGGTGCCCCCAACCAAGCTGGCCAAATGGGTGGGCCGCTGCGGCCAGCAGCTCCGTGGGGGCTGGGTCCAGCG cTGCTACGAAGTGACTCTGCGGGGCTGCCTCCTGCAGGACCTCTTTGTTAATTTCTCCCGGCCTCCGGGCAGCCAGAAGGAGGAGAACTTCATCTGTCGCCTTGGAGAGCTCCAG GTGGTGGATGCCAACAGCCTGCTGACCCCGCTCCCCCAGGTGCAGGCTGTGACGGTCTCGCATGTGCGCTGGCAGCCGGCCGCCTCCGAGCATGAGGGCGGCCCCGCCGGGCTGCGGCTCAGCTGTACTCTCCACTGGGCCTACCTCCTTCCCCGCGTCCGGTGCTTCCGGATCCACTGCTGCCGAGGATCGGAAGGTGGCTCTCCCGGCAGCGGGCCTTCGGAGCCAGGGAGGCCCAGGCTGCTGGGCCTGGCTTTCGTCAACCGGTATCGGATAGTGGGCCTGGCAGTGGCAGCCGCGGAGCCTGGCCAGGATGGCCGCGTGGAGTTCCTGGTGGAGCCTGTCCCCAAAGAGGGGTTCCTGGTGCCTCAGGCCGAGTGGGGCAGGGCGGCCATGCTCTACTCCATGCCCCGCACGTGA
- the ENGASE gene encoding cytosolic endo-beta-N-acetylglucosaminidase isoform X3 has translation MEEAGTGTRTAARRQGRRMRAPATLEKQRDRRPAGRLTRRRIEEDQEEAVFREVVSFTPDPLPVRYYDKDTTRPISFYLSSLEELLAWRPDAEDGFNVALGPPECRNPPLSSRRPRTLMCHDMMGGYLDDKFIQGSATQTPYSFYHWQYIDIFVYFSHHTVTIPPVGWTNAAHRHGVCVLGTFITEWKDGERLCEAFLAGDEHSYRAVADQLVLIAQFFRFDGWLINIENSLSVSTPALAGRCGECAPLPPVPDLSAASADPRGPGALVRQRGEQRAAQMAERAQRAEQSLELIRKHGFSAALFAPGWVYECLEKGNFFQNQDKFWSLLERYLPTHSICSLPFVTSFCLGLGTRRVYYGQEEAAGPWYHPSAQEIQPLFGEHRLEGDGQGWVKTHCCLEDAWNGGSSLLIRGLIPPEVGNVAVRLFSLQVPVPPKIFVSLVYKLEGTSAVGVALELTTGDAGSCHVGGISVLSAETSSRRSPRPLRVPPTKLAKWVGRCGQQLRGGWVQRCYEVTLRGCLLQDLFVNFSRPPGSQKEENFICRLGELQVVDANSLLTPLPQVQAVTVSHVRWQPAASEHEGGPAGLRLSCTLHWAYLLPRVRCFRIHCCRGSEGGSPGSGPSEPGRPRLLGLAFVNRYRIVGLAVAAAEPGQDGRVEFLVEPVPKEGFLVPQAEWGRAAMLYSMPRT, from the exons ATGGAGGAGGCAGGGACAGGGACCCGGACGGCGGCGCGGCGGCAGGGGCGGCGGATGCGGGCCCCGGCGACCCTGGAGAAGCAGCGGGATCGGCGGCCGGCAGGGCGGCTGACCCGGAGGAG AATTGAAGAGGATCAAGAAGAAGCAGTTTTTCGAGAAGTGGTCAGTTTTACCCCAGACCCTTTGCCAG TTAGATATTATGACAAGGACACCACCAGACCCATCAGCTTTTACTTGTCTTCCCTGGAGGAACTCTTGGCGTGGAGACCCGATGCGGAGGATGGCTTTAATGTGGCCTTGGGGCCCCCTGAGTGTCGGAACCCCCCTCTGAGCAGCCGGAGGCCCCGAACTTTGATGTGTCATGACATGATGGGCGGGTACCTGGATGACAA GTTTATTCAAGGCTCAGCCACACAGACTCCCTATTCCTTTTACCATTGGCAGTACATCGACATCTTTGTGTACTTCAGCCATCACACGGTCACCATCCCCCCAGTAGGCTGGACCAACGCCGCCCACAGGCATGGGGTCTGTGTGCTGG GGACTTTCATCACTGAATGGAAAGATGGGGAGCGGCTCTGCGAGGCCTTCCTGGCTGGGGATGAGCACTCGTACCGGGCGGTGGCCGATCAGCTGGTCCTGATTGCCCAGTTTTTCCGATTTGACGGCTGGCTGATCAACATTGAGAACTCTCTGAGTGTGAGCACGCCTGCCCTTG CTGGCCGCTGTGGGGAATGTGCCCCACTTCCTCCAGTACCTGACCTCTCAGCTGCATCAGCAGATCCCCGGGGGCCTGGTGCTCTGGTACGACAGCGTGGTGAGCAGCGGGCAGCTCAAATGGCAGAACGAGCTCAACGAGCAGAACAG TCGCTGGAGCTGATTCGGAAGCACGGGTTCTCGGCGGCCCTGTTTGCGCCTGGCTGGGTGTACGAGTGTTTGGAGAAGGGGAATTTCTTCCAGAACCAGGACAA GTTCTGGAGTTTGCTGGAACGCTACTTGCCCACACACAGCATCTGCTCCTTGCCCTTTGTCACTTCCTTCTGCCTGGGCTTGGGGACTCGAAGAGTCTACTATGGCCAG GAGGAGGCCGCGGGGCCCTGGTACCACCCGAGCGCCCAGGAGATCCAGCCCCTGTTTGGAGAGCACAGGCTGGAAGGGGACGGGCAGGGCTGGGTGAAGACGCACTGCTGTCTGGAGGACGCCTGGAACGGGGGCAGCTCTCTGCTCATCCGGGGGCTGATTCCACCCGAGGTTGGAAACGTGGCTGTGAG GTTATTCTCCCTGCAGGTCCCAGTGCCACCCAAGATCTTCGTGTCCCTGGTGTACAAGCTGGAAGGGACTTCGGCGGTGGGGGTGGCTTTGGAGCTCACCACAGGGGACGCGGGCAGCTGTCACGTGGGAGGCATCTCGGTGCTGAGTG CAGAAACGAGCTCAAGGCGCAGTCCCCGACCCCTCCGGGTGCCCCCAACCAAGCTGGCCAAATGGGTGGGCCGCTGCGGCCAGCAGCTCCGTGGGGGCTGGGTCCAGCG cTGCTACGAAGTGACTCTGCGGGGCTGCCTCCTGCAGGACCTCTTTGTTAATTTCTCCCGGCCTCCGGGCAGCCAGAAGGAGGAGAACTTCATCTGTCGCCTTGGAGAGCTCCAG GTGGTGGATGCCAACAGCCTGCTGACCCCGCTCCCCCAGGTGCAGGCTGTGACGGTCTCGCATGTGCGCTGGCAGCCGGCCGCCTCCGAGCATGAGGGCGGCCCCGCCGGGCTGCGGCTCAGCTGTACTCTCCACTGGGCCTACCTCCTTCCCCGCGTCCGGTGCTTCCGGATCCACTGCTGCCGAGGATCGGAAGGTGGCTCTCCCGGCAGCGGGCCTTCGGAGCCAGGGAGGCCCAGGCTGCTGGGCCTGGCTTTCGTCAACCGGTATCGGATAGTGGGCCTGGCAGTGGCAGCCGCGGAGCCTGGCCAGGATGGCCGCGTGGAGTTCCTGGTGGAGCCTGTCCCCAAAGAGGGGTTCCTGGTGCCTCAGGCCGAGTGGGGCAGGGCGGCCATGCTCTACTCCATGCCCCGCACGTGA
- the ENGASE gene encoding cytosolic endo-beta-N-acetylglucosaminidase isoform X4 has product MCHDMMGGYLDDKFIQGSATQTPYSFYHWQYIDIFVYFSHHTVTIPPVGWTNAAHRHGVCVLGTFITEWKDGERLCEAFLAGDEHSYRAVADQLVLIAQFFRFDGWLINIENSLSLAAVGNVPHFLQYLTSQLHQQIPGGLVLWYDSVVSSGQLKWQNELNEQNRVFFDSCDGFFTNYNWREEHLERMLGQAGERLADVYVGVDVFARGNVVGGRFDTNKSLELIRKHGFSAALFAPGWVYECLEKGNFFQNQDKFWSLLERYLPTHSICSLPFVTSFCLGLGTRRVYYGQEEAAGPWYHPSAQEIQPLFGEHRLEGDGQGWVKTHCCLEDAWNGGSSLLIRGLIPPEVGNVAVRLFSLQVPVPPKIFVSLVYKLEGTSAVGVALELTTGDAGSCHVGGISVLSAETSSRRSPRPLRVPPTKLAKWVGRCGQQLRGGWVQRCYEVTLRGCLLQDLFVNFSRPPGSQKEENFICRLGELQVVDANSLLTPLPQVQAVTVSHVRWQPAASEHEGGPAGLRLSCTLHWAYLLPRVRCFRIHCCRGSEGGSPGSGPSEPGRPRLLGLAFVNRYRIVGLAVAAAEPGQDGRVEFLVEPVPKEGFLVPQAEWGRAAMLYSMPRT; this is encoded by the exons ATGTGTCATGACATGATGGGCGGGTACCTGGATGACAA GTTTATTCAAGGCTCAGCCACACAGACTCCCTATTCCTTTTACCATTGGCAGTACATCGACATCTTTGTGTACTTCAGCCATCACACGGTCACCATCCCCCCAGTAGGCTGGACCAACGCCGCCCACAGGCATGGGGTCTGTGTGCTGG GGACTTTCATCACTGAATGGAAAGATGGGGAGCGGCTCTGCGAGGCCTTCCTGGCTGGGGATGAGCACTCGTACCGGGCGGTGGCCGATCAGCTGGTCCTGATTGCCCAGTTTTTCCGATTTGACGGCTGGCTGATCAACATTGAGAACTCTCTGAGT CTGGCCGCTGTGGGGAATGTGCCCCACTTCCTCCAGTACCTGACCTCTCAGCTGCATCAGCAGATCCCCGGGGGCCTGGTGCTCTGGTACGACAGCGTGGTGAGCAGCGGGCAGCTCAAATGGCAGAACGAGCTCAACGAGCAGAACAG AGTCTTCTTCGATTCCTGCGATGGCTTCTTCACCAACTATAACTGGCGGGAGGAGCATCTGGAGCGGATGCTGGGTCAGGCCGGGGAGCGCCTGGCGGATGTGTACGTGGGTGTGGACGTGTTCGCCCGCGGGAATGTCGTCGGGGGCCGGTTCGACACGAACAAG TCGCTGGAGCTGATTCGGAAGCACGGGTTCTCGGCGGCCCTGTTTGCGCCTGGCTGGGTGTACGAGTGTTTGGAGAAGGGGAATTTCTTCCAGAACCAGGACAA GTTCTGGAGTTTGCTGGAACGCTACTTGCCCACACACAGCATCTGCTCCTTGCCCTTTGTCACTTCCTTCTGCCTGGGCTTGGGGACTCGAAGAGTCTACTATGGCCAG GAGGAGGCCGCGGGGCCCTGGTACCACCCGAGCGCCCAGGAGATCCAGCCCCTGTTTGGAGAGCACAGGCTGGAAGGGGACGGGCAGGGCTGGGTGAAGACGCACTGCTGTCTGGAGGACGCCTGGAACGGGGGCAGCTCTCTGCTCATCCGGGGGCTGATTCCACCCGAGGTTGGAAACGTGGCTGTGAG GTTATTCTCCCTGCAGGTCCCAGTGCCACCCAAGATCTTCGTGTCCCTGGTGTACAAGCTGGAAGGGACTTCGGCGGTGGGGGTGGCTTTGGAGCTCACCACAGGGGACGCGGGCAGCTGTCACGTGGGAGGCATCTCGGTGCTGAGTG CAGAAACGAGCTCAAGGCGCAGTCCCCGACCCCTCCGGGTGCCCCCAACCAAGCTGGCCAAATGGGTGGGCCGCTGCGGCCAGCAGCTCCGTGGGGGCTGGGTCCAGCG cTGCTACGAAGTGACTCTGCGGGGCTGCCTCCTGCAGGACCTCTTTGTTAATTTCTCCCGGCCTCCGGGCAGCCAGAAGGAGGAGAACTTCATCTGTCGCCTTGGAGAGCTCCAG GTGGTGGATGCCAACAGCCTGCTGACCCCGCTCCCCCAGGTGCAGGCTGTGACGGTCTCGCATGTGCGCTGGCAGCCGGCCGCCTCCGAGCATGAGGGCGGCCCCGCCGGGCTGCGGCTCAGCTGTACTCTCCACTGGGCCTACCTCCTTCCCCGCGTCCGGTGCTTCCGGATCCACTGCTGCCGAGGATCGGAAGGTGGCTCTCCCGGCAGCGGGCCTTCGGAGCCAGGGAGGCCCAGGCTGCTGGGCCTGGCTTTCGTCAACCGGTATCGGATAGTGGGCCTGGCAGTGGCAGCCGCGGAGCCTGGCCAGGATGGCCGCGTGGAGTTCCTGGTGGAGCCTGTCCCCAAAGAGGGGTTCCTGGTGCCTCAGGCCGAGTGGGGCAGGGCGGCCATGCTCTACTCCATGCCCCGCACGTGA